The proteins below are encoded in one region of Streptomyces sp. NBC_00490:
- a CDS encoding NAD(P)H-dependent flavin oxidoreductase: protein MQTELSKKLGVEHAIFGFTPFPAVAAAISRAGGFGVLGAVRYTAPDDLKRDLDWIEAHVEGRPYGLDVVMPAKKVEGVTEAEVEAMIPEGHRQYVKDTLAKYGVPELAEGDVSGWRITGWMEQVARNQLDVAFDYPIKLLANALGSPPADVVDRAHDRGVLVAALAGSARHAVKHKEGGIDIVVAQGYEAGGHTGEIASMVLTPEVVDAVDPLPVLAAGGIGSGRQVAAALALGAQGVWLGSLWLTCTEAEMSSPAVTRKLLEAGSGDTVRSRALTGKPARQLRTEWTDAWDDPNGPGTLPMPLQGLLVADALTRIQKYEVEPLLGTPVGQIVGRMNSERSVQAVFDDLTRGFEQAVDHVNRIAGRSGQ, encoded by the coding sequence ATGCAGACGGAGCTGAGCAAGAAACTGGGAGTCGAGCACGCCATCTTCGGCTTCACGCCGTTCCCCGCCGTCGCTGCGGCCATCAGCCGGGCCGGCGGCTTCGGCGTGCTCGGCGCGGTCCGCTACACCGCCCCCGACGACCTCAAACGCGACCTCGACTGGATCGAGGCCCATGTCGAGGGCAGGCCGTACGGGCTGGACGTCGTCATGCCCGCCAAGAAGGTCGAGGGGGTGACCGAGGCCGAGGTCGAGGCCATGATCCCCGAGGGACACCGGCAGTACGTCAAGGACACCCTCGCCAAGTACGGCGTGCCCGAACTGGCCGAGGGGGACGTGTCCGGCTGGCGGATCACCGGGTGGATGGAGCAGGTCGCCCGCAACCAGCTCGACGTCGCCTTCGACTATCCGATCAAGCTGCTCGCCAACGCCCTCGGCTCGCCGCCCGCGGATGTCGTGGACCGCGCACATGACCGGGGCGTGCTCGTCGCCGCGCTCGCGGGCAGCGCCCGGCACGCCGTCAAGCACAAGGAAGGCGGCATCGACATCGTCGTCGCGCAGGGCTACGAGGCGGGCGGACACACCGGCGAGATCGCCTCGATGGTGCTGACCCCCGAGGTCGTCGACGCCGTCGACCCGCTGCCGGTACTGGCCGCGGGCGGCATCGGCAGCGGACGGCAGGTGGCGGCCGCGCTGGCGCTCGGCGCCCAGGGTGTGTGGCTGGGCTCGTTGTGGCTCACCTGCACCGAGGCCGAGATGTCCTCGCCCGCGGTGACGCGGAAGCTGCTGGAGGCGGGCTCCGGCGACACGGTCCGCTCGCGCGCCCTGACCGGGAAACCCGCACGCCAGCTGCGGACCGAGTGGACGGACGCCTGGGACGACCCGAACGGCCCCGGCACCCTGCCCATGCCCCTCCAGGGCCTGCTCGTCGCCGATGCCCTCACACGCATCCAGAAATACGAGGTCGAGCCCCTGCTCGGCACCCCCGTCGGACAGATCGTCGGCCGGATGAACAGCGAACGCAGTGTCCAGGCCGTCTTCGACGACCTCACCCGCGGCTTCGAGCAGGCCGTCGACCACGTCAACCGCATCGCCGGAAGGAGCGGCCAGTGA
- a CDS encoding serine hydrolase, whose product MTDEVSTGLTRRHITRRALALGGALAIAPFPAGPAAASTSRGTLRHGTPAQAGLLAAHLRQLVTDAETFLAPSPKHPWYAGAVLLAGRGDTVALHRPIGMAVRYSAYDEKTDTGVEFPPEDRIPMAEDTVFDLASVSKLFTSILAVQQIERGALELEGRVAAYLPEFAGAGKQGITIRQLLTHTSGFRAWIPLYNAPTYEEKLQLIWNEAPLNPPGTKYLYSDLNLISLQLVLEKITGRALDTLLHDEITAPLGMRRTRFNPPASWKPGIAATEDARKPWSGLDRGLVWGEVHDENAFSLGGVAGHAGVFSCAWDLAVLGRTLLNGGSYGRARILRRESVELMFTDFNTAFPGDEHGLGFELYQHWYMGAMATPRTAGHTGFTGTSLVLDPTTDSFLIVLGNSVHPVRSWRSGSAPRVAAANHLARAVPVRPRYGRDAWFSGMASATTATLTLPALDTSSGGARLRCALWWDTEPQADALALEATTDDGATWQPVPFTTTRPAETHPTGTVTGWSGRVWHRLTADLPAHPRLALRWRYTTDRSYVGRGAYVNGLRVGAADGLLFDETRSSDAERITAVGWVPAAD is encoded by the coding sequence ATGACTGATGAGGTGTCCACCGGACTGACCCGCCGTCACATCACCCGAAGAGCCCTTGCCTTGGGGGGCGCGCTGGCCATCGCCCCCTTCCCCGCCGGGCCCGCGGCCGCGTCCACCAGCCGCGGCACACTGCGCCACGGCACCCCGGCGCAGGCCGGCCTCCTCGCCGCCCACCTGCGCCAACTGGTCACCGACGCCGAGACGTTCCTCGCTCCCTCCCCCAAGCACCCCTGGTACGCGGGCGCCGTGCTGCTCGCCGGACGCGGCGACACCGTGGCGCTGCACCGGCCGATCGGCATGGCCGTGCGCTACTCGGCGTACGACGAGAAGACCGACACCGGCGTCGAGTTCCCGCCCGAGGACCGCATCCCCATGGCCGAGGACACCGTCTTCGACCTGGCCTCGGTGTCCAAGCTGTTCACCTCCATCCTCGCGGTGCAGCAGATCGAGCGGGGCGCGCTGGAGCTGGAGGGCAGGGTCGCCGCGTACCTCCCGGAGTTCGCCGGCGCGGGCAAGCAGGGCATCACGATCCGTCAGCTCCTCACGCACACCTCGGGGTTCCGCGCCTGGATCCCGCTCTACAACGCACCGACGTACGAGGAGAAGCTCCAGCTCATCTGGAACGAGGCACCGCTCAACCCGCCGGGCACGAAGTACCTCTACTCCGACCTCAACCTGATCTCCCTCCAACTGGTCCTGGAGAAGATCACCGGCCGCGCCCTGGACACACTCCTCCACGACGAGATCACCGCCCCGCTCGGCATGCGCCGCACCCGCTTCAACCCGCCCGCCTCCTGGAAACCGGGGATCGCGGCGACAGAAGACGCACGCAAGCCCTGGTCCGGCCTCGACCGAGGACTGGTGTGGGGTGAGGTGCACGACGAGAACGCGTTCAGCCTGGGCGGAGTCGCGGGCCACGCGGGCGTCTTCTCCTGCGCCTGGGACCTGGCGGTCCTCGGCAGGACGCTGCTCAACGGGGGCTCCTACGGCCGGGCCCGCATCCTGCGTCGCGAGTCCGTGGAGCTGATGTTCACCGACTTCAACACCGCGTTCCCGGGGGACGAACACGGGCTCGGCTTCGAGCTCTACCAGCACTGGTACATGGGCGCGATGGCGACACCGCGCACGGCCGGGCACACGGGCTTCACCGGCACGTCGCTGGTCCTGGACCCGACGACGGACTCGTTCCTGATCGTGCTGGGCAACTCGGTGCACCCGGTGCGGAGTTGGCGCTCCGGCTCCGCTCCCCGGGTGGCCGCCGCGAACCACCTGGCGCGCGCCGTTCCAGTACGCCCGCGGTACGGCCGCGACGCCTGGTTCTCCGGCATGGCGAGCGCCACGACGGCCACGCTCACCTTGCCGGCGCTCGACACGTCGTCCGGCGGCGCACGGCTGCGGTGCGCACTGTGGTGGGACACCGAACCCCAGGCGGACGCCCTCGCGTTGGAGGCGACGACGGACGACGGGGCGACCTGGCAGCCGGTCCCGTTCACGACCACACGGCCCGCCGAGACGCACCCGACGGGCACGGTCACCGGCTGGTCGGGCCGTGTGTGGCACCGGCTCACGGCGGATCTGCCGGCGCACCCTCGACTGGCCCTGCGCTGGCGGTACACGACCGACCGCTCGTACGTCGGCCGTGGAGCGTACGTCAACGGACTGCGCGTGGGCGCCGCCGACGGCCTCCTCTTCGACGAGACGCGCTCGAGCGACGCCGAACGGATCACCGCCGTGGGATGGGTTCCGGCCGCCGACTGA
- a CDS encoding phytoene desaturase family protein has translation MPALEGHTYDAVIVGGGHNGLVAAAYLARAGRSVLVLERLDRTGGAAISSRPFTGVDARLSRYSYLVSLLPKKIVRDLGLTFRVRKRTISSYTPVERDGQPTGLLVGGGERRTREAFERLTGGKQEYEAWQRFYATTGRVAERVFPTLTEPLPTRDELRRRVDDEEAWRALFEEPIGVTVEDRFADDLVRGVVLTDALIGTFADAHDPSLKQNRCFLYHVIGGGTGDWDVPVGGMGALTDALAGAARDAGAVIATGHEAVRIATDGRMAEVAFRTAEGEGTVAARHVLVNASPQALADLTGDEPPAPAEGAQLKVNMLLKRLPRLRDSAVDPRAAFSGTFHIAEGYEQLAAAHAQAAAGELPAAPPSEIYCHSLTDPTILGPELVEQGYQTLTLFGLHTPARLFEADNDGVREELVKSTLAQLDAQLAEPLADCLAVDAEGRPCIEAKTPLDLERDLRLPRGNIFHRDLSWPYAQEGAGRWGVETRHGNVLLCGAGAVRGGGVSGVPGHNAAMVVLEGTDGG, from the coding sequence CACCGGCGTCGACGCACGGCTGTCGCGCTACTCGTACCTGGTCAGCCTGCTCCCGAAGAAGATCGTCCGAGATCTCGGCCTGACCTTCCGGGTCCGCAAGCGCACCATCTCCTCGTACACCCCCGTCGAACGCGACGGACAGCCCACCGGCCTCCTGGTGGGCGGCGGCGAGCGACGCACCCGCGAGGCCTTCGAGCGCCTGACGGGCGGGAAGCAGGAGTACGAGGCCTGGCAGCGCTTCTACGCCACGACCGGCCGCGTCGCCGAACGGGTCTTCCCGACCCTCACCGAACCGCTGCCCACGCGGGACGAGCTGCGGCGCCGGGTGGACGACGAGGAGGCCTGGCGGGCGCTGTTCGAGGAGCCGATCGGTGTGACGGTGGAGGACCGTTTCGCCGATGACCTGGTCCGGGGTGTCGTCCTCACGGATGCCCTGATCGGCACCTTCGCCGACGCCCACGACCCCTCGCTGAAGCAGAACCGCTGCTTCCTCTACCACGTGATCGGCGGCGGCACCGGTGACTGGGATGTTCCCGTCGGTGGCATGGGCGCCCTCACCGACGCGCTGGCCGGCGCCGCGCGCGACGCGGGTGCCGTCATCGCCACCGGGCACGAGGCGGTGCGGATCGCCACGGACGGTCGTATGGCGGAGGTCGCGTTTCGGACGGCCGAGGGGGAGGGGACGGTGGCCGCCCGGCACGTCCTGGTGAACGCCTCCCCGCAGGCACTGGCGGACCTGACCGGCGATGAGCCGCCCGCCCCCGCGGAGGGCGCGCAGCTCAAGGTGAACATGCTGCTCAAGCGGCTGCCCCGGCTGCGGGACAGCGCCGTCGATCCGCGCGCGGCGTTCTCCGGCACCTTCCACATCGCGGAGGGGTACGAACAGCTCGCCGCTGCCCACGCCCAGGCAGCGGCCGGTGAACTGCCCGCGGCCCCGCCGTCCGAGATCTACTGCCACTCGCTCACGGATCCGACGATCCTCGGCCCGGAGCTGGTGGAGCAGGGCTACCAGACGCTGACGCTGTTCGGCCTGCACACACCTGCGCGGCTCTTCGAGGCGGACAACGACGGTGTCCGCGAGGAGCTGGTGAAGTCGACGCTCGCCCAGCTCGACGCCCAGCTCGCCGAGCCGCTGGCCGACTGTCTGGCCGTCGACGCGGAGGGGCGGCCCTGCATCGAGGCGAAGACGCCCCTCGATCTGGAACGGGATCTGCGACTGCCCCGGGGGAACATCTTCCACCGGGACCTGTCCTGGCCGTACGCCCAGGAGGGGGCCGGGCGATGGGGCGTGGAGACGCGACATGGGAACGTGCTGCTGTGCGGGGCGGGTGCGGTTCGTGGCGGCGGGGTCAGCGGGGTGCCGGGGCACAATGCGGCGATGGTGGTGCTGGAGGGGACGGACGGGGGCTAG